Proteins encoded within one genomic window of Haloplanus vescus:
- a CDS encoding OsmC family protein — translation MTDSDLRETQKPLKEQYEADPEAAQLTISATGDEAADATTCSVEVGQAMYEAELHEGAGGSGTAACSGDLLLGALAACSQLTAQAVIENFGVDADVSVRVEGDLDLRGTMGVADVPVGFQDIRLDVTLAGDLDPETAASIRDATERFCVVYQTLVDGADVSTDWTFET, via the coding sequence ATGACAGACAGCGATCTTCGCGAGACACAGAAGCCGCTGAAAGAGCAGTACGAGGCCGACCCGGAGGCGGCCCAACTCACCATCAGCGCGACGGGCGACGAGGCGGCGGACGCGACGACGTGCAGCGTCGAAGTCGGGCAGGCGATGTACGAAGCAGAGCTACACGAGGGCGCGGGCGGGTCGGGGACCGCGGCGTGTTCGGGTGACCTCCTCCTCGGCGCGCTGGCGGCGTGTTCGCAGTTGACGGCGCAAGCAGTCATCGAGAACTTCGGCGTCGACGCCGACGTGTCGGTCCGCGTCGAAGGTGACCTCGACCTGCGGGGGACGATGGGCGTCGCGGACGTGCCCGTCGGGTTTCAGGACATCCGCCTCGACGTGACGCTCGCGGGTGACCTCGACCCGGAGACGGCGGCGTCGATTCGGGACGCGACCGAGCGGTTCTGCGTGGTGTACCAGACGCTCGTGGACGGCGCAGACGTGAGTACGGACTGGACGTTCGAGACGTAA
- a CDS encoding CopD family protein yields the protein MSTVDTAINAVHLLFAGLWAGSVLFVARAVLPAAQDGDLDATPLRGIIGKLRTWTRLSAVVLFLTGGHLAAQRYTAESLFGSTRGYLVVAMVVLWLLLAGLVEMGSGRLVDGLDERKIREPARSAAPFFTAASVVAVALLVIGGVLL from the coding sequence ATGTCGACTGTCGACACGGCAATCAACGCGGTACACTTGCTGTTCGCTGGGCTGTGGGCCGGAAGCGTGCTCTTCGTCGCGCGGGCGGTGTTGCCTGCGGCACAGGACGGTGACCTCGACGCCACGCCGCTGCGAGGGATAATCGGGAAACTCCGGACGTGGACGCGTCTCTCCGCGGTGGTCCTGTTTCTGACCGGCGGCCACCTCGCGGCACAGCGCTACACCGCCGAGTCGCTCTTCGGGTCGACGCGGGGCTACCTCGTCGTCGCGATGGTCGTGCTCTGGTTGCTCCTCGCGGGTCTGGTCGAGATGGGGTCGGGACGGCTCGTCGACGGACTGGACGAGCGGAAAATCCGCGAGCCCGCGCGGTCGGCGGCGCCGTTTTTCACCGCGGCGTCGGTCGTGGCGGTTGCTCTCCTCGTCATCGGCGGCGTCCTGCTGTAA
- a CDS encoding winged helix-turn-helix domain-containing protein, with protein MEKALWYLLAGTRGGANRAKIIRLLDERPRNANQLCEELDIDYNSVRHHLDMLVDHDVVESGDQSYGRLYFLTDRFDRHREQFEEITEHV; from the coding sequence ATGGAGAAGGCACTCTGGTACCTGCTCGCGGGCACGCGGGGCGGGGCCAACCGCGCGAAGATCATCCGCCTGCTCGACGAGCGCCCGCGAAACGCGAACCAACTCTGCGAGGAGCTGGACATCGACTACAACTCCGTCCGCCATCACCTCGACATGCTGGTGGACCACGACGTAGTCGAGAGTGGCGACCAATCGTACGGTCGGCTCTACTTCCTCACCGACCGCTTCGACCGACACCGCGAGCAGTTCGAGGAGATAACGGAACACGTCTAA
- a CDS encoding zinc-dependent alcohol dehydrogenase family protein, whose protein sequence is MRAATYHGPGDIRIEERPRPEIEAPTDAIVRVTHTAVCGSDLWFYRGESDREVGSRVGHEPMGIVEEVGDDVRSVEPGDRVLAPFRISCGSCEFCRKGLYTSCVNGDSWGDANGGGQGEYVRSTHADGTLVRVPDRHADDEDTLRALLPLTDVMGTGHHAAVSAGVDAGSTCVVVGDGAVGLCAVLAARRLGAERIIAAGHHEDRLAVAEEFGATETVAARGDEAIERVQELTYGGANHVVECVGATSSMNAAISMARPGGTVGYVGVPHGVDGLDLYGMFGDNITLSGGIAPVRAYAEELMADVLGGTLDPSPIFTETVDLNGVPEGYRMMDEREAIKVLVKP, encoded by the coding sequence ATGCGCGCCGCCACGTACCACGGCCCCGGCGACATTCGAATCGAGGAGCGACCGCGACCCGAAATCGAGGCCCCGACCGACGCTATCGTCCGCGTCACGCACACGGCGGTCTGTGGCTCCGACCTCTGGTTCTATCGGGGCGAGAGCGACCGTGAGGTGGGAAGTCGCGTCGGCCACGAACCGATGGGTATCGTCGAGGAAGTCGGCGACGACGTGCGCTCGGTCGAACCGGGCGACCGAGTGCTGGCCCCCTTCCGCATCAGCTGTGGTTCCTGTGAGTTCTGTCGGAAGGGACTGTACACCTCCTGTGTGAACGGCGACTCGTGGGGCGACGCCAACGGCGGCGGGCAGGGCGAGTACGTCCGCTCGACACACGCCGACGGCACGCTGGTTCGGGTGCCGGACCGCCACGCCGACGACGAGGATACCCTGCGCGCACTCCTCCCGCTGACGGACGTGATGGGGACGGGCCACCACGCCGCCGTCAGTGCGGGCGTCGACGCCGGGTCGACGTGTGTCGTCGTCGGCGACGGGGCGGTTGGTCTGTGTGCCGTCCTCGCCGCGCGACGACTGGGTGCAGAGCGCATCATCGCCGCCGGGCACCACGAGGACCGCCTCGCTGTCGCCGAGGAATTTGGCGCGACGGAGACGGTGGCGGCCCGCGGCGACGAGGCCATCGAACGCGTCCAGGAGCTCACATACGGCGGCGCGAACCACGTCGTCGAGTGCGTGGGCGCCACGTCGTCGATGAACGCCGCCATCTCGATGGCGCGACCGGGCGGGACAGTCGGCTACGTCGGCGTCCCCCACGGCGTCGACGGCCTCGACCTCTACGGGATGTTCGGGGACAACATCACGCTCAGCGGGGGCATCGCGCCCGTTCGCGCGTACGCCGAGGAGTTAATGGCCGACGTGCTCGGCGGGACGCTCGACCCCTCGCCCATCTTCACGGAGACGGTCGACCTCAACGGCGTCCCCGAGGGCTACCGGATGATGGACGAACGCGAGGCCATCAAGGTGCTCGTCAAACCCTGA